Proteins encoded in a region of the Planctomycetota bacterium genome:
- a CDS encoding phosphoribosylformylglycinamidine cyclo-ligase, with product MSGATYSSAGVDLEAYADAMSRLPAHLRRTQCPRVVSPEGGFAALFHLDLPGIFARGYRDPLLVSCTDGVGTKLKVAVAAGIHHTVGIDLVAMSVNDALCTGAEPLFFLDYIALAADDPALIERIVAGIADACVACDCALVGGETAILPDMYHPGEYDLAGFCVGVVERRRLVDGRQIQPGDVVLGLASSGLHSNGYSLVRRAVFDLGGLSCGDRVAECGGATVAEVLLTPTRLYARPLRAVLSHYRLKQPVHGIAHVTGGGLVENLARIVPHEVEIVLERGSWTVPPVFGWVQRCGTIADAEMERVFNMGIGMVTVVAARFADSIRDQLADHGVESWVIGGVRAATGAGERVRFA from the coding sequence GTGAGCGGAGCCACCTATTCCAGCGCCGGCGTCGACCTCGAGGCCTACGCCGACGCGATGTCGCGCCTTCCCGCCCATCTGCGGCGGACGCAGTGCCCGCGCGTCGTCAGCCCCGAGGGGGGCTTCGCCGCCCTGTTCCACCTCGACCTGCCGGGGATCTTCGCCCGGGGCTACCGCGACCCGCTGCTCGTGTCGTGCACCGACGGCGTGGGCACCAAGCTCAAGGTCGCCGTCGCCGCCGGGATCCACCACACCGTCGGCATCGACCTGGTGGCGATGAGCGTCAACGACGCCCTCTGCACCGGCGCCGAGCCGCTGTTTTTCCTCGACTACATCGCCCTCGCCGCCGACGATCCGGCCCTCATCGAACGGATCGTGGCGGGGATCGCCGACGCCTGCGTGGCCTGCGACTGCGCCCTGGTCGGCGGCGAGACGGCGATCCTTCCCGACATGTACCACCCCGGCGAATACGATCTGGCCGGGTTTTGCGTCGGCGTCGTCGAGCGCCGCCGGCTCGTCGACGGCCGGCAGATCCAGCCTGGCGACGTCGTCCTCGGGCTGGCGTCGAGCGGCCTGCACTCCAACGGCTACAGCCTCGTGCGCCGCGCGGTCTTCGACCTCGGCGGGCTGTCGTGCGGCGACCGGGTCGCCGAGTGCGGCGGTGCGACGGTCGCCGAGGTGCTGCTGACCCCGACGCGCCTCTACGCCCGCCCGCTCCGCGCCGTGCTCTCCCACTACCGCCTCAAGCAGCCGGTCCACGGGATCGCCCACGTCACCGGCGGCGGGCTGGTCGAGAACCTCGCCCGCATCGTCCCGCACGAAGTGGAGATCGTCCTCGAGCGCGGGTCGTGGACCGTGCCGCCGGTGTTCGGCTGGGTGCAACGCTGTGGCACGATCGCCGACGCCGAGATGGAGCGCGTGTTCAACATGGGGATCGGGATGGTGACGGTCGTCGCCGCGCGGTTTGCCGACAGCATCCGCGATCAGCTGGCCGATCACGGCGTCGAGAGCTGGGTGATCGGCGGCGTGCGGGCCGCGACGGGCGCGGGCGAGCGCGTCCGCTTCGCCTGA